The genomic region TCAACCATCCCTCTCTACGATGGAAGAAACGTGGAAGTAGGTCCAAGAGCAAGAGCTGCTACCTACGGTGGATTTACTGAAAGAGGTGTAGTGGCCCAACATGTAGCCAGAGCATTAGAGATGAAAACTGCTCTATCCAAAGCTATAGACATACTAGGTGAACTGGACACTTCAGCACCTGTAATGGCTGACTTTGATGTAACCGGAACCAACAAACTGGGAGTCGGTGCCATTGAAGGACCACGTGGAATGGACGTTCACATGGCCCAAGTAGCCGATGGTAAAACTCAGTTCTACAGCTGTCTGGTACCAACCACCTGGAACATTCCAACCATGGGACCAGCCACCGAAGGATTCCACCACGAATTCGGACCTCATGTTATCCGAGCCTACGACCCATGTCTGTCCTGTGCTACTCACATGATCGTAGTAGACGACGAAGACAGGAGCATTCTCAAAGACGAGATGGTCAGGATATAAGGGAAAAGCATGCCATACAGTGCAGAGATAATAGTGGTCGGATGCGGAAACATCCTTTTTGCCGATGATGGATTCGGCCCTGAAGTAATAAAGGCACTTGGAGAATACTCTAAGGAAGACCCCCTACCAGATAATGTCATGTTAATCGATGCTGGTACCGGTGGCCCACACTTCGTGTTCAGCCTTCCTCATGAAGAATGGAAGAAGATGATAGTGGTGGATGTGGTACAGTTTAATGCAGAGCCCGGTACAGTTCGTAAATTCAGTGTTGACGAAATACCCAAAGGTTCCTACGAAAACGTGCATTCATGGCCAGTTAACCAACCATTACATGATCTAGCAGAAGTTTGCGAAGTTATGGTGATTGGATGCAAGCCAGAACATATCTCTGCCCCCGATGTGGAAATGGGGTTAACTAAAAGTGTGGAAGATGCCATTCCCAAGGCCATTGAAATGATATTAAAGGAAATAAGGGGTTAGTAAATGTCAATATTAGCCCGAATCAAATCGTTTTTAGGAATGGAGGCAAAACCTGACAAAAAAGCTTCTAAAGAGGAGGTTGAAAAAGTGGCTGAAGAAAAAGCTAAACCAAGAATAGGATACATTCACCTGAGTGGATGTACCGGAGATGGAATGTCGTTAACCGAAAACTACGACATCCTAGCACCTTTACTAACAGATATGGTGGATATAGTTTATGGACAAACCCTGGTAGACCTGTGGGAAATGCCTGAAATGGACATAGCCCTGGTTGAAGGATCAGTATGTCTACAGGATGAACACAGTTTACATGAACTTAAGGAAGTACGGGAAAAAGCAGGCTTAGTAGTGGCTTTCGGTTCCTGTGCAGCAACCGGTTGTTTCACCCGATATTCCCGAGGAGGACAGCAGGCACAGCCTAACCATGAATCATTTGTGCCAATCGCTGATCTGGTTAAAGTGGATCTGGCCATACCTGGCTGCCCACCATCCCCAGAAATAATCGCCAAAACAGTAGTAGCTGTACTTAATGGTGATATGGATTACTTACAGCCTATGATGGACCTGGCTGGTTACACCGAAGCATGTGGCTGTGATTTACAGCTAAAAGTTGTAAACCAGGCTCTCTGTATAGGATGTGGAACCTGTGCCATGGCCTGTCAGACCAGAGCTGTGAGTATGACCAATGGAAGACCCGAAGTAAACAGTGACCGCTGTATTAAATGTGGAGTCTGCTACGTGCAGTGCCCACGAAGCTGGTGGCCTGCTGAAAGGATCAACAAGGATCTAGGGTTATAGGAGGTGAAAAAATGGTATTAGGAACCTACAAAGAAGTTGTTGCAGCAAGATCAACTGACAAACAGATCCAAAAACTAGCCCAAGATGGAGGTATAGTATCTGGTCTATTCTGCTATGCCCTGGATGAAAAACTCATCGACGGTGCAGTAGTAGCTGGACCATCTGATGTCATGTGGAAACCAGAACCTATGGTAGCCATGTCTTCTGATGAGATATTGGCCGCCGCAGGAACCAAATACACCTTCTCCCCTAATGTATGGATGCTGAAAAAAGCAGTCCGACAGTATGGTCTAGAGAAAGTTGGTACCGTAGCCATACCCTGCCAGAGCATGGGAATCCGAAAAATGCAATCATATCCATTCGGAGTAAGATTCTTAGCAGATAAAATCGCCCTAATGCTGGGTATTTTCTGTATGGAAAACTTCCCTTACGAATCTCTGCGTACTTTCATCTCAGAGAAAGCAGGTGTTGACTTCGACTTAGTGGAAAAAATGGATATAGGCAAAGGTAAATTCTGGATTGAAACTGCCGACCAAACTCTGAGCATCCCACTCAAAGAAACTCATGGATACGAACAGAACGGATGTAAAGTCTGTCTGGATTACGTAGCAGAACTAGCTGATGTATCCACTGGTTCAGTGGGAACCCCAGACGGTTGGTCCACAGTCTTCGTCAGAACCGATGCCGGTGAAACCGTATTCAAACAGGCAGTTGAAGCTGGAGTCATTGAAACCAAACCAATGGATGATGTGAAACCAGGTTTAGGCCTACTGGAAAAACTGGCCACCGACAAGAAAACCAAAGCCATGAAGGTAATTGATGAAAGGAAAGCCATGGGCTTACCTGTACCTTTCAAAGGCAGTGCTGAAAAAGAAGACCCACTAGCTAATGTATAAGGGATTTAACCATCCCTATTTTCTATTTTTTTTAAGATTATTAGCATCTTAGTTTAATTTGCATTCAATTAAATTATTACTTTGATCAGTAATTATCGGAATAGTAGTATTCAAAATAAGTAGGGTTATTTTGGATTAGTTACCTCCTAATCTATGGATAGGGACTTCAGATAGTGGGATATAAATATGGGGAATAATTATAGAATTGCAGGGAGTAACGGGGGAGTAATATGGAAATAATTTTTTTAATTGGTGGGGCGTTGTTTTTAGCCTATGCGGGGGTGCTGATGCTGTACTACAACATTCATTCTAAAGAAAAGAAGAATAGACCACAAAAACTAATTGCTAAAGGGGTGATGAGCCACAGGAGGGGGGTTTATGAGAAAGCCTATGCTTATTTTAAAATTGCCTATGAATATTCTGAAAAGAACCATGATTATTATAACATGGCCGAAGCACTTTATCACATAGGATTAGTCTGCCAAGAGCAAAACGATGTTGAAAATGCCCGCTACTTTTTTGAAAAGGCTTACCAGATCTACTATGAAAATGATGAAGAAGGAGGAATCGATAAAACCCAACTCTCCTTAAATTCTTTACGATAACTAGTATTTAATCATAATTAAGCAATAGAGATGAAAAAATGTCACAGAATGAGATTTCCTCTACTAATATGATTTTTTGCAGTGGATGTGGTGCTAAAAACCCTTCCAATGCCATGTTCTGCATGGAATGTGGAACGAAGATGGTTCATCCTTCTGAAAATGGCAGAAAAGATTCATCTGAGGAGGAAATGAAATCTTTGGGACTTGCACCTGCTGAATCCTATGCTTTGTTGCACATTGATTCTCCCAATATATCCACAGATAACACTCATGGGAAAGAATTGTTAAAATTAACCATGAAGGATCTTCTGGCCCGTAAAGTCATTAAAATAAATTCACGGGAAGAAAAAGGTTTTTTGTCTAAAAAAATGGTCAACAGGGTAAGTAAGGGAGAAAATTTTAACCAGGACCTAAAACCCTACCAAGAAGTTTTCACCAAACCACTGGGTAAAAATCAGGAACTAGAAATAAAAAAATACTTTAAAAATATACTAAAACAGTTCCGGTCTCGTTTAACCGGTCCCTTATTTTATAAATACAAAAATGATTTTGTAATGCCTGTTTTAATTGAAAAAGGATACGTAATATTAACAGAAAAGAAGGGAATGTTGTCTAATGCAAAATATGCTTTAACTGAAGAAGGTATTCGAGTTAAAGATAGAATAAATGATCTATTCATTGATTCCGATAATTTGTTAAATTGGATGGACTCCAATCCAGAAAAAGCTAAAGCTTTCCTAAGTGCAGTAGGTACCCATATATTTATCTTACCCTATGACCGTGGTCAACTGCAACTGTTAAAAAATAGACTGGCCAATGTTAAAACCAAAACATCAAAATTCTACCCTTACCTGTTGTATCCCCTTTCTGTGGGGGTGGGAATGAAATTAGGTATAAATTCTTCTAAAAAAAAGGAAGACCTTCTGGATTTTGATAATACCGTGGATTGGTTTGACTGGGATGTTCTAGATGCATTTGAAGATTTTGAAATGGATTCATTTGATGATGTTTTTGATTCCTTTGAGGATATATGCGATTCCTTTGAAGTTGCAGATGGAAATGATTGGTGAATTTTTAAATTCACAATAGTCTCCTTAGTTATTCAGGTTATAATCGAGCATCCATCGGCTTCCACAATAACCGTGTGTTCAGCCTGAGCCACCCTGGCACCACTTTTCTCGCGGAGCACATGGTAGGGATAAATTGCCCGGGAAGAAATAAGCTGCCTCATGGCAGGTTTTAACTGGCGGATGCCGGGTTCTTCATTTAACCATCTCTGGGCAAAAGGAAGGTTAGCGTATTTTAATTTAATGACTTCAAGTAACTTTCTGGCGGGTGCTAGACGTAATGGCCGGTCACGAAGGAATCTGAAAATAAATGTATCTTTCATATCTCCCACTACACCTATGCCATCAGTTACGAATGGTTCAATGGCCAGTATGTCTCCTTCTTCTAATTGGTGGTGGTTTTGTTCTTTTACGTTGGGTATGGACAATCCGGAGTGCAGTATCCACTGATCCATACTGTGGCCGGTGAGGTTAGCCACTGGTAGAAGTCCCTGGGATTTAACATATTCTTCCACAGCCTCCCCGATTTTACCCACCTCCGCACCAGCACGGACATTACTGATAGCAACTTCTAGGGCTTGGTTAGCGGTTTCAATTAGTTTTGTCTGTTTTTCCAGGGTGTAAACCTTATCTCCAGACTGGTAATGACCATCTCCTGAACCAATAATCACACTAGTGGCTGAATCGGCTATGAAACCATCAACATGGGCTCCCAAGTCTATTTTAACTAGATCTCCATCTTTTAAGATGGTTTCATCACCAGCAGGTGAGGTGTAATGGGCAGTGACTTCATTGATGGATATGTTGCAGGGAAAGGCGGGGAAACCTCCTCTTTTAATGATTTCTGATTCAATGAGGTTTACTAGACTTAAAACTTTCATTCCTTCATGAACTTCACTAACTGCGAGTTCTCTAACGTCTTTCACAATTTTGCCTGCTTTTTGGTACATCTCTATCATGACATCACTACATAAAATAATTTGTAAATCAAATTAAATATTATTAACCTGCTCTGTAACTTCTGCCTATATCTTTCTTGGCTTCAATTCTAAAGGAAGCACATTTTATCATATCCTTAAAAGGTGAAACTAAAAATAACAAAGCATTAATTATATAAAATCCAACATATTATATGTACTTTTCATATGAGAAGTCAACAAACGATTTAAAGTATTAATTGACTGGTATTAATTGTATAAAATTCAACAGGATAAAAATGGTAATTTAACCTTGTTTAAAGAAGCTTGCTTAATACTTTAAGTCGGCATTGATAAAATTCGTTTGTATTGAATTTAATTTGGTTTATTAATCATGGAATAGGGGGAATACAAATATGGCAGACACGGTAAGTATTTCACAAAATGTTTTTTTGTTGATTATTGCAGTAATTGCCCTGGTGGCAGTGATTGTAATTGTATTGCAATGGAGAAGGGTTAGAGAAGCCCAAAGTAACGTAACATTCCTTGAAAAACAGGCAGAACTTAAAAAAATCGAACTGGTGGAACGTGATCTGGAATCCAAGAGATTAATGGAAAATGTTATACCGCTACCCAAGGATCAGCAGGAACGGCTTTCCCAGATAAGAGGTGAAACATCCAAAATGATGCAAAAGGTGGGATTCCTGCACAGTGAAATTAATGAAAGAGTCACCCGTCTGGAAACACGTGCCGAGTATGAAAAGCTTCAGAAACTCCTGGATGATATTGAGAAAAAAGAAGCCGAGATGAATAAAAAAGGGAAAGTTAAAGGAGGTAAATAGGTTATGACTCCATTAGAAGTGTTTGCTATTCTTGTATTGGCTGGAGCAGTAGTTGTACTCCTATATTACTACCTACAGGATAACAGCAAGATCAATTTAAGCAGGGTAAAGAGTGATGCCACCAATTTAGGAGAAAAGGTCTATGGGGGGGCCAGTAATTTAGGTGAAAAAGTACAGGGCACTGGTGAAAAAGTTAATGGAGAGGGGTCTATGTCGGGGATGGGAGAAAAATTAAATGTTTCTGGTGTAAGTGAAAAAGTTACCGGGATGGGCGAAAAAATTAAGGGCAAAGTAAGTGTTCCCATCAGCACCGATAATCTATCCCACCGCATCGATCTTTTCCTGAATGAACAGAGTGACCAGCTGATAGAAGACTGGGATCTGGCCACTAAAAAGGATCTTTCTGCCCTTGAAAAACGTTTCAAAGTGGTTTCCACCGATATAGAATCTCTGGAAAAACGTTTCAACCAATATCGTGGTGCTACCAACAAGAAACTGGAAAACATTGAAGAGCGCCTGGAAAAACTGGAGAATCCTGAAGAAAAACCCAAAAAATAAAGGTTCGCCATGTTTCCAGAGATAGTATATTACATTTCTTATTCTTTAGCCCTATTTGGGGCTATTTTAGTTTTTTATGGGGGTATAAGGGCAGTAATCAAGGTTATTGCCCGAGAACTCCGCCGGAGTTCTGAAGGGTACAATGATATCCGACTGGATTTCACCACCAAGATCGTTTTGGGTTTGGAATTTTTCATTGCAGCTGACCTCATCAAGAGCATACTGCAACCAACCCTGAACGACGTCATTGTTCTGGCGGTGATCGTTGCCATACGAACGGTGGTAGGTTATTCTTTAAATTCAGAATTGAAGGAATTATCTGAGGTTAAATGACTATCTAGATGATTTGGCCAAGTTCCAATTAATATATAATAAAAAAATCCAATTAAATGGGATTACAGGGTGGGAATTTAAAAGATTTTTCCAGATGGAGGGAAACCTTTATATACTGTGAGACCCAACACTGGTATACAGCGGGGTGGGGTAGTCTGGTGATCCCGCGGGGCTCATAACCCCGAGAGCCCTAGTTCAAATCTAGGCCCCGCTACTCATTTTTTCATGGCCAGCCGAAGGGCAGCTACCGGTTTCTATAGATTTAATGTCTGTAGTTAAACTGAGGAAACTCCACCCATCGTACAGAACCGTGATGTCCTAAGACATCTGCTGAGAAGCAGGACTCTGGAGCAGAAACGACACGTCTTCTGGTGGATGAACATGAAGATCCGTCTGATTGACACCAGGAGGAACGGTGAAACGGCCAATCCACGGGATGCAAGGGTAAACACTGCCAGTGAATCCTGTATGAGGCAGAGGTAACTCGCATAGATGAATGCTGCCACCAACAGAAGGTGGGTTACTCTCGGCAGGCCATGATAATTCTTATTTTCATTAAATCAAATTAATCTTATTTTAATAAAATTAATAATATGGGATTGTTTCTTTTCAATGTGAAATTAAAAATAGTGATATTTGCCCTTATTAAGATTGATTTCAAATATCTGGTTAAAATAAAGAAAAAGAAGGATTATAAATTTTTAGTCCTTCTGGAAGTACATCAATATTCCGGTTAATAATAGCCAGATACCGATTAGTATTCCCAGGTAGAATGGGTCAGAAACCAGATATCCGAAGACCAGGTAAATAAGCCCGATTATTATGGCTACTACTCCGTTCCAGCGACTACCACCAGCTTTAGTGAACAGGGCAACTACACCGATGATAACCAGGAACAATCCTGCAATATAAATCAGTAATCCTGCCACGAAGCTGAATAATCCCGGATTTAAGACAAATCCAAGACCCAGCACCAGGGCGATAAGACCCAGCACTATCTCCAGAAGTCCCAAGCCGCTGCTCTCCACTCTGTCAGAAAAACCAGCTAATAATAGGCCAATACCTAAAAAGGCCACACCAATACCGGTTAAAACACTCAATGGAACTACTCCTGCCAGTGGGAAGGCCAAAACTATTATACCCAAAATAATCAGTACTATGGCCAGGGTGTTCTTTTGCATATTTTCCCTCCTATTTGTTAACAAACTCCCTTAGTGATAGATAATATGTTGTGCATAATTATTATATTTTTTGATCCATCCGTCTATAACCAATATTAATCTGATAAAGGAGGGAATGAACTACTAAATAGCAAAATAATTATTAAACACTACGGTTTAGAGTAAAAATACGGTTTAGAGTAAATAAATTAAGTTCTTAATTTTTAGTTTCTTTCCTTGAATTTTTTTAATAATTTTTAAAATAATCTCCAGTTATTTTATTCGGAGTATAAATTCTCAATGGTTAATTCCCCTGAAATAGTAGGGGTAAATCCGTAGCAATCTATATATGTTAATTGTGTTTTAAATAACAAACTAAAGTTTTCAACGTAGAAATACATAGTTACTGGGCAATATCCCTATAAATTATGTTATTTAGAAAATGAGAAATATTGGGAGAATTCAGTTAAAATCATTTCAAAGACTTATAATTTATAATCACTTTTTTGGGTAAAACTTTTTATTGAACTATAAATCACACAAATTGAAAATTTGGAGTTTAATTTGATGTTAACTAGTATTTTAACCGGTTTAGAAGGATTCATAGTCAGTTATGGGCCATGGGCAGTGTTTGGGGGTTCTATACTGGAACAGGTAGTGACTCCCATTCCCTCCAGTGTGGTAGTTCTGGGGGCCAGCTTCTTCCTAATGAAGGGAGTGGCTATGTCGGCAGGATCGCTGCAAACCATGTTCTTTAACATAAGCATTCCTGCAGCCTTGGGAGTAACCCTGGGTTCACTTTTATACTATGGAATAAGCTATAAAATCGGCATCCCCTTTGTTGAACGTGCCGGAAAATATCTGGGGGTTTCAGTAGAGGATCTGGAAGGTGTGGAGAAGCGTGTAAAGGAAAGCAGATATGAAAACCTGTTTCTTTTCACTGCCCGGTGTGTACCGGTGATCCCCAGTATAGCAATCAGTCTGTTCTGTGGTTTGATACGATACAACCCGCGTAATTACGTGTTAATAACGTTTTTCGGAGCGATGGTTCAGGCATCAATTTTGGGAATCATCGGATGGCAATTTGGAAACTTTTATCTTACCCTATCTGAGGGATTATCCTTTATAGATAATATAATCCTCGTAGTTCTGGTATTGGTGGTTGTTATCTTTGTATTGAAAAAAAGAAGTGAAAAAACGAGGGATTAACCTTAAATCATTGAAAGTTCATTGGCCAACAAATTCTTCGTAAGTTCTTAGGGATTTTGACAGGGCTGTGGTTTCGGTAATGGTCGTTCCCAGAACTATTGCCAGTAGTAGTTGTTCGGGGGATGCCCCGAATTCCCGGGCCACTTCCAGATGGGTGTTAAGACAGTGGGGTGATCCCAGGGCGGCCGCTGCCCCAATAGACACAAATTCCTTGGTTAATGGTGGTAAAACATCATCCACCATCATAACTTCCATTTTATCAAAGTAAGCCTTTAAAACAGGCGGATTTTCTGATAAAACCTGGAATATTTTGGGCACAAAACCAAAGTAACTGTTTATTTTATCCAGTATTTCTTCTACATCTATCTCGCAATTTTCATCAATGGTACTCACGTAATCACTTCTTTAGAACTTTTTTTCCAGCAAGCCTGATTAAATGAAAATTGGCTCCCCTAAAGTAAATAGTTATCCTCACCCCCTTTTATTTGGTGGAGGGGAACTATGAAAATAAGGTAGGTCTGGGGCGAGGTTAAAATTATTCTTATTGTTGAAGCCCTTAAATTAGATATTTCTGAATAATGGAAATGAAAATAAAAATTAATAATTCAGGGGATGATCCCTGGAGGAACTATTTTTTAAGGGTGTATTGCAGGTATTCAGTGACTTATGGCATCTTTTACCTTATCAAAAAATCCTTTGTCTTCATTATAGATTTCATCTCCACTGATGTCTGCAAACTCTTCTAAGAGTTCTTTTTGGCGTGGACTGAGTTTTCGGGGAGTGATTACTTTGACTTTCACGTAAAGGTTTCCCTTACCATTCCATCTTAGATGGGGCATCCCCTGACCTTTTATGCGGAAAGAGGTTCCAGTTTGGGTTCCGGCGGGTATTTTAAGCTCTACCTCTCCATCGATGGTGGGGACATCTACTTTATCTCCCAGGGTGGCCTGTACAAAGCTGATTGGTTTCTCGTAATGGAGGTTGGCTCCTTCCCTCTGGAAGTACTGGTGGGGTTTCACCCGGATAAGGACGTAGAGATCCCCCGGTGGTCCGCCACGTTTACCCACATCACCTTCACCTGGAACACGTAATCGGCTTCCATCTTCCACCCCGGCGGGTATTTTAACATTGATGGTGCTTTTTTGTCTTACAATACCCTTACCATGGCATTCATGGCAGGGGGTGTCTATTATTTTCCCTTCCCCACGACAGGCGCTGCAGGGGCGTATAGTGGCAAACTGGCCCAGAGGAGTGTTCTGCACCTGTCTTACCTGGCCACTTCCACCACAGACATCACAGGTCCGGCTTTCAGTACCGGGTTCTGCTTTTGATCCATTACAACGGGGGCAGGTTTTTTTGTGGGGGACTTCAATGTCCTCTTCCACTCCCTGGGAGGCCTCTTCCAGGGTGATCTTCATTTCGTATAGTACATCGTCACCCTGTTGAGGTCCGTTGCGGCGGCCTCCTCCAAATCCAAAGAGGTCGAATATGCTTTCAAAGCCACCTCCACCTCCACCACTACTTCCTCCGAAGCCGAATCCTCGGAAGATGTCTTCGAAGTTTATATTGTTGAAAATGTCTTCCTGGCTGAATCCATTCATTCCTGCGTGGCCGTACTGGTCGTAAGTGTTTCTTTTCTCTTCATCAGAAAGCACGGCGTAAGCTTCGCTGATTTCTTTGAATTTTTCACCTGCTTCAGGGTCTTCGCTCACATCAGGGTGATATTCCATGGCCAGTTTACGGTAGGCCTTTTTAATATCTTTCTTGGTGGCTCCCTTTTCCACTCCCAGGACTTCGTAGTAATCGCGCTTATCTGCCATGGTTAATCTTCCTCAAATACTTCAAATATGTTGATTGATAATGGAATTAGAATCAATTTCTATTTCTTATATGAAATTTTCCATTAGTATATTAAATCATTGTGTATTTCAATTTTAGTAAAATAAATATAATAAAAGTGTGGGGTAGGGGAGGAATAAATCCTCACCCTAATAATTTATTTCGGGGGGGTTTTACTTTTTAACCTCGTAGTCAGCATCGATGGTGTCGTCATCTTGAGGATCCTGACCAGCCTGGCCTGCATCCTGTCCTTGCTGTTGGGCCTGTTCTTGCTGGGCCTGTTGGTAGATGGCAGCTCCAACTTCCTGTACTGCTTTGGTTAATTCTTCAGTTTTGTTCTTGATGGCTTCCAGGTCATCTCCGCCCACCACTTCCCGGAGTTCCTTGACCAGTCCTTCGATCT from Methanobacterium formicicum harbors:
- a CDS encoding DUF308 domain-containing protein, whose amino-acid sequence is MQKNTLAIVLIILGIIVLAFPLAGVVPLSVLTGIGVAFLGIGLLLAGFSDRVESSGLGLLEIVLGLIALVLGLGFVLNPGLFSFVAGLLIYIAGLFLVIIGVVALFTKAGGSRWNGVVAIIIGLIYLVFGYLVSDPFYLGILIGIWLLLTGILMYFQKD
- a CDS encoding DedA family protein, giving the protein MLTSILTGLEGFIVSYGPWAVFGGSILEQVVTPIPSSVVVLGASFFLMKGVAMSAGSLQTMFFNISIPAALGVTLGSLLYYGISYKIGIPFVERAGKYLGVSVEDLEGVEKRVKESRYENLFLFTARCVPVIPSIAISLFCGLIRYNPRNYVLITFFGAMVQASILGIIGWQFGNFYLTLSEGLSFIDNIILVVLVLVVVIFVLKKRSEKTRD
- the frhG gene encoding coenzyme F420 hydrogenase subunit gamma — encoded protein: MEAKPDKKASKEEVEKVAEEKAKPRIGYIHLSGCTGDGMSLTENYDILAPLLTDMVDIVYGQTLVDLWEMPEMDIALVEGSVCLQDEHSLHELKEVREKAGLVVAFGSCAATGCFTRYSRGGQQAQPNHESFVPIADLVKVDLAIPGCPPSPEIIAKTVVAVLNGDMDYLQPMMDLAGYTEACGCDLQLKVVNQALCIGCGTCAMACQTRAVSMTNGRPEVNSDRCIKCGVCYVQCPRSWWPAERINKDLGL
- a CDS encoding DUF1622 domain-containing protein, which produces MFPEIVYYISYSLALFGAILVFYGGIRAVIKVIARELRRSSEGYNDIRLDFTTKIVLGLEFFIAADLIKSILQPTLNDVIVLAVIVAIRTVVGYSLNSELKELSEVK
- the frhB gene encoding coenzyme F420 hydrogenase subunit beta; its protein translation is MVLGTYKEVVAARSTDKQIQKLAQDGGIVSGLFCYALDEKLIDGAVVAGPSDVMWKPEPMVAMSSDEILAAAGTKYTFSPNVWMLKKAVRQYGLEKVGTVAIPCQSMGIRKMQSYPFGVRFLADKIALMLGIFCMENFPYESLRTFISEKAGVDFDLVEKMDIGKGKFWIETADQTLSIPLKETHGYEQNGCKVCLDYVAELADVSTGSVGTPDGWSTVFVRTDAGETVFKQAVEAGVIETKPMDDVKPGLGLLEKLATDKKTKAMKVIDERKAMGLPVPFKGSAEKEDPLANV
- a CDS encoding tetratricopeptide repeat protein; protein product: MEIIFLIGGALFLAYAGVLMLYYNIHSKEKKNRPQKLIAKGVMSHRRGVYEKAYAYFKIAYEYSEKNHDYYNMAEALYHIGLVCQEQNDVENARYFFEKAYQIYYENDEEGGIDKTQLSLNSLR
- the map gene encoding type II methionyl aminopeptidase, coding for MIEMYQKAGKIVKDVRELAVSEVHEGMKVLSLVNLIESEIIKRGGFPAFPCNISINEVTAHYTSPAGDETILKDGDLVKIDLGAHVDGFIADSATSVIIGSGDGHYQSGDKVYTLEKQTKLIETANQALEVAISNVRAGAEVGKIGEAVEEYVKSQGLLPVANLTGHSMDQWILHSGLSIPNVKEQNHHQLEEGDILAIEPFVTDGIGVVGDMKDTFIFRFLRDRPLRLAPARKLLEVIKLKYANLPFAQRWLNEEPGIRQLKPAMRQLISSRAIYPYHVLREKSGARVAQAEHTVIVEADGCSIIT
- a CDS encoding carboxymuconolactone decarboxylase family protein translates to MSTIDENCEIDVEEILDKINSYFGFVPKIFQVLSENPPVLKAYFDKMEVMMVDDVLPPLTKEFVSIGAAAALGSPHCLNTHLEVAREFGASPEQLLLAIVLGTTITETTALSKSLRTYEEFVGQ
- a CDS encoding membrane protein — its product is MADTVSISQNVFLLIIAVIALVAVIVIVLQWRRVREAQSNVTFLEKQAELKKIELVERDLESKRLMENVIPLPKDQQERLSQIRGETSKMMQKVGFLHSEINERVTRLETRAEYEKLQKLLDDIEKKEAEMNKKGKVKGGK
- a CDS encoding zinc-ribbon domain-containing protein, with protein sequence MSQNEISSTNMIFCSGCGAKNPSNAMFCMECGTKMVHPSENGRKDSSEEEMKSLGLAPAESYALLHIDSPNISTDNTHGKELLKLTMKDLLARKVIKINSREEKGFLSKKMVNRVSKGENFNQDLKPYQEVFTKPLGKNQELEIKKYFKNILKQFRSRLTGPLFYKYKNDFVMPVLIEKGYVILTEKKGMLSNAKYALTEEGIRVKDRINDLFIDSDNLLNWMDSNPEKAKAFLSAVGTHIFILPYDRGQLQLLKNRLANVKTKTSKFYPYLLYPLSVGVGMKLGINSSKKKEDLLDFDNTVDWFDWDVLDAFEDFEMDSFDDVFDSFEDICDSFEVADGNDW
- the frhD gene encoding coenzyme F420-reducing hydrogenase, FrhD protein, which translates into the protein MPYSAEIIVVGCGNILFADDGFGPEVIKALGEYSKEDPLPDNVMLIDAGTGGPHFVFSLPHEEWKKMIVVDVVQFNAEPGTVRKFSVDEIPKGSYENVHSWPVNQPLHDLAEVCEVMVIGCKPEHISAPDVEMGLTKSVEDAIPKAIEMILKEIRG
- the dnaJ gene encoding molecular chaperone DnaJ; the encoded protein is MADKRDYYEVLGVEKGATKKDIKKAYRKLAMEYHPDVSEDPEAGEKFKEISEAYAVLSDEEKRNTYDQYGHAGMNGFSQEDIFNNINFEDIFRGFGFGGSSGGGGGGFESIFDLFGFGGGRRNGPQQGDDVLYEMKITLEEASQGVEEDIEVPHKKTCPRCNGSKAEPGTESRTCDVCGGSGQVRQVQNTPLGQFATIRPCSACRGEGKIIDTPCHECHGKGIVRQKSTINVKIPAGVEDGSRLRVPGEGDVGKRGGPPGDLYVLIRVKPHQYFQREGANLHYEKPISFVQATLGDKVDVPTIDGEVELKIPAGTQTGTSFRIKGQGMPHLRWNGKGNLYVKVKVITPRKLSPRQKELLEEFADISGDEIYNEDKGFFDKVKDAISH